From a region of the Candidatus Thermoplasmatota archaeon genome:
- a CDS encoding phosphatase PAP2 family protein gives MTPVETIVILLAGHAVLIAFGVRFLSGAPFRTRIGYEIPDPAFLRACLPWIALFCLVLLAHVVEIHFDVWLAEVLALDFTRDIHGFERDLPAAFQSIVHPVLDLLFVGIYIFTYVFLIYFTPAFFVLHRERHNLALYVCAFAIGWLLALPFFLFLPMHDPWSASLEPWYVGTPVDFGLGRIWPDVLEGYYRFTSPNNELPSFHSQLSAMCAGVAWLSGHRRLAYFATFCALTIPITSLYLGLHWLTDIGVGQLFAAVSVAAAWRLTRPLRAQAVALEPRPVAGPREHAPVEASTP, from the coding sequence GTGACGCCCGTGGAGACGATCGTCATCCTCCTGGCCGGGCACGCGGTCCTCATCGCCTTTGGCGTGCGGTTCCTTTCCGGGGCGCCGTTCCGGACGCGCATCGGCTACGAGATTCCCGATCCGGCCTTCCTGCGCGCGTGCCTTCCATGGATCGCGCTCTTTTGCCTCGTCCTCCTGGCCCACGTGGTCGAGATCCATTTCGACGTCTGGCTTGCCGAGGTCCTCGCGCTCGACTTCACGCGGGACATCCACGGGTTCGAGCGCGACCTTCCGGCCGCGTTCCAGTCGATCGTGCATCCCGTGCTCGACCTCCTGTTCGTCGGGATCTACATCTTCACGTACGTGTTCCTGATCTACTTCACGCCGGCGTTCTTCGTGCTGCACCGCGAGCGGCACAACCTGGCCCTGTACGTGTGCGCGTTTGCCATCGGCTGGCTTCTCGCGCTTCCCTTCTTCCTGTTCCTGCCCATGCACGATCCTTGGAGCGCGTCGCTGGAGCCCTGGTACGTCGGCACGCCCGTCGACTTCGGGCTTGGCCGCATCTGGCCCGACGTCCTCGAGGGATACTACCGCTTCACGTCGCCCAACAACGAGCTTCCGAGCTTCCACAGCCAGCTCTCCGCCATGTGCGCCGGCGTGGCCTGGTTGTCCGGCCACCGGCGGCTTGCGTACTTTGCCACCTTCTGCGCGCTCACGATCCCCATCACGAGCCTGTATCTTGGTCTCCATTGGCTCACGGACATCGGCGTGGGCCAGCTTTTCGCCGCCGTCTCTGTCGCGGCGGCCTGGCGCCTCACGCGGCCGCTGCGCGCGCAGGCGGTCGCCCTCGAGCCGCGGCCCGTTGCGGGGCCCCGCGAGCACGCGCCGGTCGAGGCTTCGACTCCCTAG